One window of the Labilibaculum sp. genome contains the following:
- a CDS encoding class I SAM-dependent methyltransferase, whose product MKEMWDKRYAESKYIYGEKANLFFAAQLSLLSSGRLLLPGEGEGRNAAYASRIGWKVDAFDYSKEAVDNAIRFFEEQKVDVNIYTESILDHPSIEQKYDVAALLYLHLPSRERTGAHRFVADSVKPGGMVLMEVFSKNQLGRKSGGPQNEDLLYDLSEIKRDFEEFDILLLEEVEIDLSEGNLHNGKAMVVRFLGNKKNI is encoded by the coding sequence ATGAAGGAGATGTGGGACAAACGTTATGCCGAATCTAAATATATTTATGGCGAAAAGGCAAACTTATTTTTCGCAGCACAATTGTCTCTTCTTAGTTCCGGCAGGTTATTATTGCCAGGTGAAGGAGAGGGGCGGAATGCTGCTTATGCTTCTCGTATAGGATGGAAGGTTGATGCTTTTGATTACAGTAAGGAAGCTGTGGATAACGCCATAAGATTTTTTGAAGAGCAAAAGGTCGATGTGAATATCTATACCGAAAGTATTTTAGATCATCCTTCAATTGAGCAAAAATATGATGTTGCAGCTCTTCTTTATTTGCATTTGCCCTCGCGGGAAAGAACTGGGGCTCATCGTTTTGTTGCTGATTCAGTGAAACCGGGTGGGATGGTTCTAATGGAGGTTTTTTCGAAAAATCAGTTGGGACGAAAATCAGGCGGACCGCAAAATGAAGATCTACTCTATGATTTATCAGAAATTAAAAGGGATTTTGAAGAATTTGATATCCTCCTTTTGGAGGAGGTTGAAATCGATCTTTCAGAAGGCAATTTGCACAATGGGAAGGCAATGGTGGTACGATTTCTTGGAAATAAAAAGAATATCTAG
- a CDS encoding DUF3276 family protein — MEGYDKKEGFEKHNRDEIYSNAVRAGKRTYFFDVKATKKNDYYLTITESKKRYDKEGNFTFEKHKIFLYKEDFDKFADGLLEAIDFIRSSNVENETDEETYSHSQYHEPATVLEGFESESFTNIEFEDLTE, encoded by the coding sequence ATGGAAGGTTACGATAAAAAGGAAGGATTTGAAAAACATAATCGAGACGAAATTTATTCTAATGCGGTAAGAGCGGGGAAAAGAACTTATTTTTTTGATGTTAAAGCAACAAAGAAAAACGACTATTACTTAACAATCACCGAAAGTAAAAAACGTTATGACAAAGAAGGAAATTTCACCTTCGAAAAGCATAAAATATTTTTATACAAAGAAGATTTCGATAAATTTGCAGATGGACTTTTAGAGGCAATTGATTTTATCAGATCGTCAAATGTGGAAAATGAAACTGACGAAGAAACTTATTCCCATTCACAATACCATGAACCAGCAACAGTTCTTGAAGGATTTGAGTCAGAATCCTTTACCAATATAGAATTTGAAGATTTAACGGAATAA
- a CDS encoding GNAT family protein — protein sequence MTAEIDKSCVFLRKWKFGDEEDLVKYANDLDVSRFLKDSFPYPYTLRDAQRWIHFVNHGAKGYFMAIEVNKEVVGCVGVEQQEDVFCKSAELGYWIGQKYWNKGIMTQVVKETVNYAFLNMDIVRLYANVFEGNIGSVKVLEKAGFVQEAVLKSAVYKKGNYLDQLIFAIVRR from the coding sequence ATGACAGCAGAAATTGATAAAAGTTGTGTTTTTTTAAGGAAGTGGAAATTTGGAGATGAAGAGGATCTTGTAAAATATGCAAATGATTTGGATGTATCCCGTTTTTTAAAGGACAGTTTTCCATATCCTTATACCCTTAGGGATGCTCAACGTTGGATTCATTTTGTAAATCATGGAGCTAAAGGATATTTTATGGCAATTGAAGTGAATAAAGAAGTGGTTGGTTGTGTTGGTGTGGAGCAACAGGAAGATGTCTTTTGTAAATCGGCAGAGCTGGGGTATTGGATTGGACAAAAATATTGGAACAAAGGGATCATGACACAGGTGGTAAAAGAAACCGTAAATTATGCATTTTTGAACATGGATATTGTGAGATTATATGCAAATGTTTTTGAAGGGAATATAGGATCAGTAAAAGTTTTAGAAAAAGCTGGTTTTGTGCAGGAAGCTGTTTTAAAGAGTGCTGTTTATAAGAAAGGCAATTATTTGGATCAATTGATTTTTGCCATAGTTCGAAGATAA
- the yajC gene encoding preprotein translocase subunit YajC: protein MDNLLNILLMTQPQEGQNPIMQFVPLVLIVVVFYFFMIRPQMKKQKELKKFRDDLKKGDKVVTTGGIYGKVLEIQETVIIMEVEGQNRLKIDKAAVVKDMSDVAQK from the coding sequence ATGGATAATTTATTGAACATCTTATTGATGACACAACCTCAAGAGGGACAAAACCCTATCATGCAATTTGTACCTCTAGTTCTAATTGTAGTGGTATTCTATTTTTTCATGATCCGTCCGCAAATGAAAAAGCAGAAGGAATTGAAAAAGTTTCGTGATGATTTGAAAAAAGGAGATAAGGTTGTAACAACAGGTGGTATTTATGGTAAAGTTCTTGAAATTCAGGAAACTGTAATTATTATGGAAGTTGAAGGACAAAACCGGTTGAAAATTGACAAAGCTGCAGTAGTTAAAGATATGAGTGACGTTGCTCAAAAATAA
- the feoB gene encoding ferrous iron transport protein B: protein MKLSELSDSQEGIIIKVQGHGAFRKRITEMGFVKGKKVTVIKNAPLKDPVEYQIMGYEVSLRRSEASLIEVITKEEAKNIKANGFEGTISDDILKTSAKEKGKKIHIALVGNPNSGKTTLFNYASGSKEHVGNYSGVTVDAKQAKVKQNGYHFNITDLPGTYSLTAYSPEELFVRKYIMNEKPDVVINVVDASNLERNLYLTTQLIDMDIKVIIALNMYDELEKKGAVLNFKSLAKMLGIPIIPTVSPKGTGIKELFNKVINVYEDKDPIVRHIHVNYGKSVERSIAKIQHEIKKDPKICTKASPRFLAIKLLEGDKSARHLVQDSDQHFNIKNIAKNEIQKIEKEFCEVCETVITDSKYGFIDGALKETYKESPIKRRRKTTIIDTFITHKLFSFPIFFVFMFLTFYATFNLGEYPMQWIDMGVNAFAGLIEQFMPEGPLKDLFIDGIIGGVGGVIVFLPNILILFFFISFMEDTGYMARAAFIMDKLMHKIGLHGKSFIPLIMGFGCNVPALMATRTLENRNDRILTMLITPFMSCSARLPIYILIIGTFFPEHATLVLFGIYTFGITLAIFFAKVFKASFFKSKEAPFVMELPPYRLPTLKSTIIHMWHKGAQYLQKMGGVILLASILIWALGYFPREVNFSKDYDKMIVETSRNFDTQINNIQKYSENDTKKLRSEKEIEIQKIQNLKLEEKQQKSYIGQIGQFVAPALHPLGFDWKMTVSILTGIAAKEVVVSTMGVLYQEGEGASETSEGLRTKLKEQKFVGSYRTGENVFSSLSALSFLIFILIYFPCIAVIVTIVKEANWKWAAFVVFYTTGLAWLVSFIIYQTGNLIL, encoded by the coding sequence ATGAAGCTTTCCGAATTATCTGATAGTCAAGAAGGAATTATAATAAAAGTTCAGGGTCACGGTGCCTTTCGAAAGAGAATTACCGAAATGGGCTTTGTAAAGGGCAAGAAGGTTACCGTTATCAAAAATGCTCCTTTAAAAGATCCTGTGGAATATCAAATAATGGGTTATGAAGTTTCCCTTAGAAGAAGTGAAGCATCTTTAATTGAAGTGATCACAAAAGAAGAGGCTAAAAACATTAAGGCAAATGGATTTGAAGGAACTATTAGTGATGACATTCTAAAAACTTCCGCAAAAGAAAAAGGAAAAAAAATCCACATTGCTTTGGTTGGAAATCCAAACTCGGGTAAAACCACTCTGTTCAATTATGCCTCCGGATCAAAAGAGCACGTTGGTAATTACAGCGGAGTAACCGTAGACGCCAAACAAGCCAAAGTAAAACAAAATGGCTACCATTTTAACATTACTGATCTTCCGGGAACCTATTCATTAACGGCCTACTCTCCCGAAGAATTATTTGTTCGCAAATACATTATGAATGAAAAACCAGATGTGGTAATTAACGTTGTTGACGCATCAAATCTGGAAAGAAACTTATACCTAACTACGCAGTTAATTGACATGGATATAAAGGTGATTATTGCCTTAAACATGTATGATGAACTGGAAAAAAAAGGTGCTGTTCTTAATTTCAAATCTCTTGCGAAAATGCTTGGCATTCCAATTATTCCAACCGTTAGCCCAAAAGGAACTGGCATAAAAGAGCTTTTCAACAAGGTAATTAATGTGTACGAAGACAAAGATCCAATTGTACGTCACATTCATGTAAACTATGGTAAATCGGTTGAAAGATCAATCGCTAAAATACAACATGAAATAAAAAAGGATCCTAAAATCTGCACAAAAGCCTCTCCTAGATTCCTGGCTATTAAACTTTTGGAAGGTGATAAAAGTGCTCGTCACCTGGTGCAAGATAGTGACCAGCATTTCAATATCAAGAACATCGCAAAAAACGAAATTCAAAAAATTGAAAAAGAATTTTGCGAAGTTTGTGAAACCGTAATTACCGATTCAAAGTATGGATTTATTGATGGTGCACTAAAGGAAACGTACAAAGAGAGTCCAATTAAACGAAGACGGAAAACCACAATAATAGATACGTTTATCACTCATAAACTTTTTAGTTTTCCCATTTTTTTCGTATTCATGTTTTTGACATTTTACGCCACCTTCAATTTGGGTGAATACCCCATGCAATGGATTGATATGGGCGTAAATGCCTTTGCAGGATTAATTGAACAATTTATGCCCGAAGGTCCGTTAAAGGATTTATTTATAGACGGAATAATTGGTGGTGTTGGTGGTGTTATTGTATTTCTACCAAATATTCTGATTTTATTCTTCTTTATATCCTTTATGGAAGACACCGGATATATGGCTAGAGCGGCCTTTATTATGGATAAATTAATGCATAAAATTGGCTTACATGGAAAATCATTTATTCCATTAATAATGGGATTTGGATGTAATGTACCAGCGTTAATGGCAACCAGAACCCTTGAAAACAGAAATGACAGGATACTAACCATGCTGATTACCCCGTTCATGTCATGCAGTGCAAGGCTTCCTATTTATATTTTAATAATCGGAACATTTTTCCCTGAACATGCAACTTTGGTTCTATTCGGAATTTATACTTTTGGTATAACTCTTGCGATTTTCTTTGCTAAAGTATTTAAAGCGAGCTTTTTCAAATCCAAAGAGGCTCCCTTTGTTATGGAATTACCTCCTTATCGTCTGCCAACTCTTAAATCGACCATAATTCACATGTGGCATAAAGGAGCTCAATACCTACAAAAAATGGGAGGCGTGATTCTTTTAGCTTCTATTCTGATTTGGGCTTTAGGGTATTTTCCCAGAGAAGTCAATTTCTCGAAAGATTACGATAAAATGATTGTGGAAACATCTCGAAATTTTGACACTCAGATTAACAACATTCAAAAATACAGTGAAAATGACACAAAAAAGCTACGATCAGAAAAAGAAATAGAAATTCAAAAAATTCAGAACCTTAAATTGGAGGAGAAGCAACAAAAATCTTACATCGGTCAAATCGGCCAATTTGTTGCTCCGGCATTACACCCTTTAGGATTCGATTGGAAAATGACCGTAAGCATTTTAACCGGCATCGCAGCTAAAGAAGTGGTGGTAAGCACAATGGGGGTTCTGTATCAGGAAGGAGAAGGTGCAAGCGAAACCAGTGAAGGATTAAGAACAAAATTGAAGGAACAAAAATTTGTTGGCAGTTATCGAACAGGCGAGAATGTTTTTTCCAGTTTATCGGCTCTATCATTCCTTATATTTATTCTGATCTATTTTCCATGTATAGCTGTAATCGTAACTATCGTTAAAGAAGCCAATTGGAAATGGGCAGCTTTTGTTGTGTTTTACACCACAGGATTAGCTTGGTTGGTTTCCTTTATTATTTACCAAACCGGCAATTTAATACTTTAA
- a CDS encoding carboxypeptidase-like regulatory domain-containing protein — translation MQKYIILLMTLFTLSFSTIAQKDNNEEKLIRIVGKLTNDMNNEPIPFANIGVLGSYIGAASNMNGVFELKIPGSLADKTLQASAVGYSTFSNSVRNCIQEDTLLIKLTPKNYSIAEVEVTAQSLVLKKRIKTAIERIPENYLQTPFNYDVYYRSEKFENSQLNRLREAAIRIYDDKGYQRADAYQVFKERGYKFLQVRKNFETSSLADGSTYLDELLEMDIVRGRGNILNGNHLDFYDLNLEQITEYENDSIWVIAYKSKRPILSNTGDYYAKEYSGKIYIKIKDFAVIKNETHVVASNYSPQGRNFYVNEERQNWKPLRIEYDFSVTYKKHLDRYYLSYVNYKRHHKVEDKKSKKTTTIDINTEMLITQINTDKPEIIEKRAYYENMPYDKRFWESYNIIFDGK, via the coding sequence ATGCAAAAATACATTATACTTCTCATGACTCTCTTTACCCTGTCTTTTTCCACAATAGCACAGAAAGATAACAATGAAGAAAAGTTAATCCGGATTGTAGGCAAATTAACTAATGACATGAACAATGAACCAATTCCTTTTGCTAACATTGGAGTTCTCGGTTCATATATAGGTGCCGCATCTAACATGAATGGCGTTTTCGAACTTAAAATACCCGGCAGTTTAGCCGACAAAACCTTACAGGCTTCTGCCGTTGGTTATTCCACATTTTCAAATAGCGTGAGGAATTGTATACAAGAAGATACATTGCTGATAAAATTAACACCTAAAAATTATAGCATTGCCGAAGTTGAGGTAACTGCACAGTCATTAGTTCTGAAAAAAAGAATCAAAACTGCGATTGAAAGAATTCCGGAAAATTATCTGCAAACACCTTTCAATTACGATGTTTATTATCGCTCCGAAAAATTTGAAAACAGCCAATTAAATCGTCTTCGTGAAGCGGCAATTCGTATTTACGACGACAAAGGGTATCAACGTGCAGATGCCTATCAGGTATTTAAAGAGCGTGGCTATAAGTTTTTACAAGTACGAAAGAATTTTGAGACTTCATCGCTTGCCGACGGGTCGACCTATTTAGACGAATTATTGGAAATGGACATTGTACGTGGCCGAGGAAATATACTAAACGGCAATCATTTAGATTTTTACGATTTAAATCTCGAACAAATTACGGAATACGAAAATGACTCAATCTGGGTGATCGCTTACAAGAGCAAACGGCCAATACTTAGCAATACTGGTGATTACTATGCCAAAGAATATTCGGGTAAAATTTACATTAAAATAAAGGACTTCGCTGTAATTAAAAATGAAACTCATGTTGTTGCCAGCAATTACTCGCCACAGGGGAGAAACTTTTACGTTAATGAAGAACGACAAAATTGGAAACCTCTGCGTATAGAATATGATTTTAGTGTTACCTACAAGAAACATTTGGATAGATATTACTTAAGCTATGTGAATTACAAACGTCATCACAAAGTGGAAGACAAAAAATCTAAAAAAACTACAACAATAGATATCAACACTGAGATGCTGATAACCCAAATTAATACCGATAAACCAGAAATAATAGAGAAAAGAGCCTATTATGAGAATATGCCTTACGATAAAAGATTCTGGGAAAGTTACAACATCATTTTTGATGGGAAATAA
- a CDS encoding DUF1573 domain-containing protein, producing MNKKTHSQTIKFLYNILFVVMLFPFLIQCTSNKTGKFDGKLIEGKASEKIIPPNGFPKFEFTKEIHKFGVISEGEIVVCDFFFKNIGSKDLVIKNVETSCGCTAVRWEKKPVKVGEESHITVEFNSEGRYGKQYKVITVFCNTLSGTKELIITAQVE from the coding sequence ATGAATAAAAAAACTCATTCTCAAACCATCAAATTTCTTTATAATATACTGTTTGTGGTGATGCTGTTTCCATTTTTAATACAATGCACTTCAAATAAAACAGGTAAATTTGATGGTAAATTGATTGAAGGAAAAGCTTCTGAGAAAATTATTCCGCCGAATGGTTTTCCTAAGTTTGAGTTTACTAAAGAAATACATAAATTTGGAGTGATTTCAGAAGGCGAAATCGTTGTTTGTGATTTCTTTTTCAAGAATATTGGGTCGAAAGATTTAGTAATTAAGAATGTTGAAACAAGTTGTGGCTGTACTGCAGTGAGATGGGAGAAAAAGCCGGTGAAAGTCGGTGAAGAGTCACATATAACTGTGGAGTTCAATTCAGAGGGAAGATACGGAAAACAATACAAGGTGATTACTGTTTTTTGTAATACTTTATCTGGAACAAAAGAGTTAATTATCACAGCACAAGTGGAATAG
- a CDS encoding YbbR-like domain-containing protein — translation MYVFFVGIATIFWFLNALNKEYTTEVNYPVRYINLPQNKVLTNKLPGQFSLKVNAKGFDLIRYELSSAFLSNPFDVGFYTDNRLKNSTLQSLSLATSQIMNRFEKDLSSSIKLISISPDTIRFEFSPIVEKKVPIKSNVSSSFEQQYMLDGEISLEYDSMVVKGPNSILDSIYFVETEKLILTNLNKTVKKNVSLKQIEGLEFDQRKIEITVPVEQFTEEKVTVPIKVNNLPDSLLLRLFPGDVTVSYFVGFKKHDKVSVDLFDVRVDYNHTSDEGSNKLKIQLLRSPGFVTNVRFYPQEVTYLKEKKSFQ, via the coding sequence GTGTATGTTTTTTTTGTTGGGATTGCTACAATATTTTGGTTTTTAAATGCTCTGAATAAGGAATATACTACCGAGGTAAATTACCCGGTACGATACATTAACTTGCCCCAAAATAAGGTTCTTACCAATAAACTGCCCGGGCAATTTTCTTTAAAAGTGAATGCGAAGGGCTTCGATTTGATTCGTTATGAACTAAGTTCAGCTTTTCTTTCCAATCCATTCGATGTTGGCTTTTATACCGACAATCGACTAAAAAACAGTACTCTTCAAAGTTTGTCTCTTGCAACTTCGCAAATTATGAATCGATTTGAGAAAGATCTTTCTTCAAGTATTAAATTGATAAGTATTTCGCCTGATACAATTCGATTTGAGTTTTCTCCGATTGTAGAAAAGAAGGTTCCAATTAAAAGTAATGTGTCGAGTAGCTTTGAACAGCAATATATGTTGGATGGAGAAATTTCTCTGGAATATGACAGTATGGTTGTGAAAGGGCCTAATTCAATTTTGGATAGTATTTATTTTGTAGAGACAGAGAAGCTCATTTTAACTAATCTGAATAAAACAGTTAAAAAGAACGTTAGTTTAAAACAGATTGAAGGTCTTGAGTTTGATCAAAGGAAAATTGAAATCACGGTTCCTGTCGAACAATTTACGGAAGAGAAAGTTACTGTTCCTATCAAAGTGAATAATCTTCCTGATTCTTTATTGCTTAGGTTGTTTCCTGGAGATGTTACTGTGTCTTATTTTGTTGGATTTAAAAAGCATGATAAGGTTTCTGTTGATTTATTTGATGTGAGAGTGGATTATAATCATACTTCAGATGAGGGAAGCAACAAGTTAAAGATACAGTTATTGCGCAGTCCAGGCTTTGTAACAAATGTTCGTTTTTATCCACAGGAAGTTACTTATTTGAAAGAGAAGAAATCATTCCAATAA
- a CDS encoding DUF5606 domain-containing protein: MLKGILAIAGHSGLFKMVSNSKNALIVESLIDKKRMAAYASSKISALEDIAIFTDEGDVQLAVVFKSIKDKENGGQAISHKASGNELKAYMAEVLPNYDEDRVYVSDMKKVFQWYNILQENNLLDIEETVEEIKEEE; this comes from the coding sequence ATGTTGAAAGGAATATTGGCCATTGCAGGACATTCAGGTCTTTTTAAAATGGTATCTAACTCAAAGAATGCTCTGATTGTTGAGTCTTTGATTGATAAAAAGCGTATGGCAGCTTATGCGTCTTCTAAAATTAGTGCTTTAGAAGATATTGCTATTTTTACAGATGAAGGAGATGTTCAATTAGCTGTTGTTTTTAAAAGTATTAAGGATAAAGAAAATGGTGGGCAGGCTATAAGTCACAAAGCTTCAGGAAATGAATTGAAAGCTTACATGGCTGAGGTGTTGCCGAATTACGATGAAGATCGTGTATATGTTTCTGACATGAAAAAAGTTTTTCAGTGGTACAATATTCTACAAGAAAATAATTTATTGGATATTGAAGAAACAGTAGAGGAAATTAAAGAGGAAGAGTAA
- the nusB gene encoding transcription antitermination factor NusB, translated as MISRRLLRVKVLQILYAYYKNQDRTIAKAEKELFFSVGKAYDLYHYLLLLIVDVAFISEKKIENSRGKIIPSHEDLNPNTKFINNAVIRQLADNIQLNSYSNSHTVNWSDQEDYVRILHDKLINSDLYREYMSFPESTYASDKKFVEKFFTHIIAADEDFYSVMEEKSIYWNDEIEFIISMVVRTIKGFSETDDTYTSLMSLYKDRDDEDFMKTLFRKAIINHTEHLELIKANTKNWDLERIAYMDILIMELALTEIKEFTSVPVKVSFNEYLEIAKFYSTANSSNFINGILDKMVQELKSNGTVKKAGRGLIEG; from the coding sequence ATGATTAGTAGAAGATTGCTTCGTGTTAAGGTATTACAAATTTTGTATGCCTATTATAAAAATCAAGATCGCACAATAGCTAAGGCCGAAAAGGAATTATTCTTTAGTGTCGGAAAAGCTTACGATTTGTATCATTATTTACTTCTACTTATTGTGGATGTTGCTTTTATTTCTGAAAAGAAAATTGAAAATTCAAGAGGCAAAATTATTCCATCTCATGAGGATTTAAATCCCAACACAAAATTTATTAATAATGCCGTAATCAGGCAGTTGGCAGATAATATTCAGTTGAATAGTTATTCTAATTCGCACACCGTAAATTGGAGCGATCAAGAGGATTACGTTCGAATTTTACATGACAAATTGATTAATTCAGATTTGTACCGTGAGTATATGTCTTTCCCAGAGAGCACTTATGCTTCTGATAAGAAATTTGTGGAGAAGTTTTTTACTCATATTATTGCTGCAGATGAGGATTTTTACAGCGTAATGGAAGAGAAAAGCATCTATTGGAATGATGAAATTGAGTTTATTATCAGTATGGTTGTGAGAACAATAAAAGGATTTTCTGAAACTGATGATACTTATACTTCTTTAATGTCTTTGTATAAGGATCGCGATGATGAGGATTTTATGAAAACATTGTTCCGTAAGGCGATTATCAATCATACTGAACATCTGGAATTGATAAAGGCAAATACCAAAAATTGGGATTTGGAGCGTATAGCATATATGGATATTTTGATCATGGAGCTGGCCCTTACTGAAATAAAGGAGTTCACAAGTGTTCCTGTTAAAGTGAGTTTTAACGAATATCTTGAGATTGCCAAGTTTTACAGTACTGCAAACAGCAGTAATTTCATTAATGGAATTCTGGATAAAATGGTTCAGGAGCTGAAATCAAATGGAACTGTTAAAAAAGCGGGCAGGGGTTTAATAGAGGGGTAA
- the coaE gene encoding dephospho-CoA kinase (Dephospho-CoA kinase (CoaE) performs the final step in coenzyme A biosynthesis.) yields MLKIGLTGGIGSGKSIVGRAFEMMGVPVYIADVEAKKLMISDAGLRSSLVSRFGDQIYDSNFNLNRKLLAEIIFNDSEALKDINSIVHPAVRNDFIRWCEQYSKKPYVIQESAIIFDSGLYKSFDKIITVAAEEEIRIQRVIQRDLISRELIMERMRSQLPESIRIEKADFVIYNNTELILPQIDRIDKQIRSLVTK; encoded by the coding sequence ATGTTAAAGATTGGCTTAACAGGAGGAATCGGATCTGGAAAATCAATTGTTGGAAGGGCATTTGAAATGATGGGAGTGCCTGTTTACATTGCTGATGTAGAGGCAAAAAAATTAATGATCTCAGATGCAGGGCTTCGAAGTTCATTGGTTTCACGTTTTGGGGATCAGATTTACGATTCCAATTTTAATTTGAACCGAAAATTACTTGCGGAAATTATATTTAATGATTCTGAAGCATTAAAAGATATTAATTCGATTGTTCATCCTGCTGTAAGAAACGATTTTATAAGATGGTGTGAACAATATTCTAAAAAGCCCTATGTAATACAAGAATCGGCTATCATTTTTGATAGTGGTTTATACAAGAGTTTTGATAAGATAATTACAGTTGCAGCAGAAGAGGAAATCAGGATTCAAAGAGTCATCCAACGAGATTTGATCAGTAGAGAGCTGATTATGGAGAGAATGAGAAGTCAGCTCCCGGAATCGATAAGAATTGAAAAAGCTGATTTTGTAATTTACAACAATACAGAGTTAATTCTTCCTCAGATTGATCGGATAGACAAACAAATAAGGTCTTTAGTCACGAAATAA
- a CDS encoding TerB family tellurite resistance protein, with product MGKYGRWIAGGLGWAFLGPIGGVLGFMLGSAIDTVEIEKGHVRGATRQGDFLMSLLILVAAVMKADGKVLKVELDYVKGYLVKSFGAGRAGEAITVLRDILKQSIPIEEVCQQIHHNLDYSSRLQLMHFLFGIARADGTVSESELNIIDKISYYLGIQPGDYNSIKSMFFQSTESSYKILDLTRDASDAEVKKAYRKMATKYHPDKVSYLGEDVQEAAKEKFQKLSEAFEKIKKERGFA from the coding sequence ATGGGAAAATACGGAAGATGGATTGCTGGCGGATTGGGTTGGGCCTTTTTAGGACCGATTGGTGGAGTATTGGGATTTATGTTGGGATCGGCAATCGATACAGTTGAAATTGAGAAAGGTCATGTGAGAGGAGCTACAAGGCAAGGTGATTTTTTAATGAGCTTACTTATTTTGGTTGCTGCTGTAATGAAAGCAGATGGAAAAGTATTAAAGGTAGAATTAGATTACGTAAAAGGATATTTAGTAAAAAGTTTTGGTGCTGGCAGAGCTGGTGAAGCAATTACCGTGCTCCGTGACATTCTAAAACAAAGTATACCGATAGAAGAGGTTTGTCAGCAAATTCATCACAATCTTGATTATTCCTCCAGATTGCAGCTAATGCATTTCCTGTTCGGAATTGCTCGGGCTGATGGAACTGTTTCTGAATCAGAATTAAATATTATTGATAAAATATCTTACTATTTGGGTATTCAGCCGGGTGATTATAACTCAATTAAGTCTATGTTTTTTCAATCCACTGAATCAAGTTATAAGATACTCGATTTAACACGGGATGCTTCTGATGCCGAGGTTAAGAAGGCTTATCGAAAAATGGCAACTAAATACCATCCTGATAAAGTGAGTTACTTGGGTGAGGATGTGCAGGAGGCTGCAAAAGAGAAGTTTCAGAAGTTGAGTGAAGCATTTGAAAAGATCAAAAAAGAAAGAGGCTTTGCGTAA